One window of the Terriglobales bacterium genome contains the following:
- a CDS encoding SPFH domain-containing protein, whose amino-acid sequence MLLLKFLLITAGDALLVAAAVVLGLDVYNYIRARRQIEAAESGTEKLSEPELKLRVRLAGYISGAGLVLLLLATTFDIVPAGHAAILVSQISGTEPTTLYPGIHFKSPFETLAIYDTRTHMLTTGNVDQSLEGEKAKRHETLNVTATEGLTIGLAITVRYKLDPNRLAYIHNNLPSDIDTEVVPPVVATVFREIVPNYTIRDVFARKREEIRKAAAEQIAQKLKRDGITVEEVMLRDIVLPTDYARGLEGLIEKEQEDEGLTVQTEIEKKQVQIAQYQAEAQKVRTVKQAEAGAQVRVLQAKAESDAMQYTLPLKQKQIEQTKLEAEARKQATIQNAEAEAQAKVIDSKAEQERQQLLASAEANRIRVVAAADKERLQGEAMALKQNPLLINKIVAEKLSDKIQVMMVPADGKFFFANDVLKAPQVFQQQGDDPPAPSSHPGGR is encoded by the coding sequence ATGTTGCTGTTGAAGTTCTTGCTCATTACTGCCGGAGACGCGCTGCTGGTAGCAGCGGCTGTCGTTCTCGGCCTCGACGTTTACAACTACATCCGTGCTCGTCGGCAAATCGAAGCTGCCGAGAGTGGAACAGAAAAACTCAGCGAACCTGAACTCAAGCTGCGCGTCCGCCTGGCGGGATACATCAGCGGAGCCGGTCTCGTGCTCCTGCTGCTGGCCACTACCTTCGACATTGTTCCGGCGGGACACGCGGCAATTCTTGTCAGCCAGATTTCCGGAACTGAGCCGACCACGCTTTATCCTGGAATCCACTTCAAATCCCCTTTTGAAACTCTGGCGATCTATGACACGCGGACGCACATGCTCACGACCGGCAACGTTGATCAGAGCCTCGAAGGCGAGAAGGCCAAGCGCCACGAGACGTTAAATGTGACGGCGACGGAAGGCCTGACGATTGGGCTCGCGATTACAGTCCGCTATAAGCTCGATCCCAATCGCCTGGCTTATATCCACAACAATCTCCCGTCGGACATAGATACTGAAGTCGTGCCTCCCGTCGTGGCGACGGTTTTCCGCGAGATCGTGCCCAACTACACGATTCGCGATGTCTTTGCACGCAAGCGGGAAGAGATTCGCAAAGCTGCAGCAGAGCAGATCGCGCAGAAGCTCAAGCGCGACGGCATCACGGTCGAAGAAGTGATGCTTCGTGACATCGTTTTGCCAACCGACTATGCGCGCGGACTCGAAGGTCTAATCGAGAAAGAGCAGGAAGACGAAGGGCTCACAGTGCAGACCGAGATCGAGAAGAAGCAGGTACAGATTGCGCAATATCAGGCTGAGGCTCAGAAGGTTCGGACAGTAAAGCAGGCGGAAGCCGGAGCGCAGGTCAGAGTACTGCAGGCGAAAGCAGAGTCCGACGCTATGCAGTACACGCTGCCGCTGAAGCAAAAGCAGATCGAGCAGACCAAGCTCGAAGCCGAAGCACGCAAGCAGGCGACGATTCAGAATGCAGAGGCTGAAGCGCAAGCGAAGGTCATCGACAGTAAGGCGGAGCAGGAACGGCAACAGTTGCTGGCGTCGGCCGAAGCGAATCGTATTCGCGTGGTTGCGGCTGCGGATAAGGAGCGCCTGCAGGGCGAGGCGATGGCCCTGAAGCAGAATCCGCTGCTGATCAACAAAATTGTCGCGGAGAAGCTTTCCGACAAAATTCAAGTGATGATGGTGCCGGCTGACGGGAAGTTCTTCTTTGCGAACGACGTTCTTAAGGCGCCGCAGGTGTTCCAACAGCAGGGAGACGATCCACCGGCACCGTCGAGCCATCCGGGCGGCAGATGA
- a CDS encoding DUF58 domain-containing protein, protein MPARFNRFFAEVDAEAWVRFLIALLGLLFSFAFAVLSTSFRDQGNLLGTAITASLALITAVVVGLATIPYLTRRIAAEHMRFNVRYELTREGIIYLVAVLVIGIAALNTGNNLLFIVVAAMLAAVLVSGIASSLVLFRLNLKLTLPEHVFANKAFLGSVSVRNDGWLPSFSISVVPEIPDKRHRWRWQRTEIGFPPFRSGNRQWFRIPDYQLRKLAPEKLKPSIFSGTVYFPYLPSRHAESATVELTFPRRGSYVQNALGLATRFPFSFIIKTRLMPFERELVVLPEVEAREQTLTILPALRGEFEIFVAGRSNDLYRIREFVPGDAARHIDWKATARSHTVMVREFTREDERKLKIIFDNPGPADVSDEEYEAAVKLTASLAWHFGGGDTEISFAAPGYSGTRDVLGFLKYLALVEPQAQALPLETLITEGAYNVVITARARGSIPAPLWPGSYFIFVGKIR, encoded by the coding sequence GTGCCCGCTAGATTCAACCGGTTCTTCGCCGAAGTCGATGCAGAAGCCTGGGTGCGCTTTCTCATCGCGCTGCTCGGGTTATTGTTCTCTTTCGCGTTCGCGGTGCTCTCTACCAGCTTTCGCGATCAAGGTAATCTTCTTGGGACAGCGATCACCGCTTCACTGGCTCTGATCACCGCGGTCGTTGTTGGTCTGGCAACAATTCCGTACCTCACGCGCCGCATTGCCGCCGAGCATATGCGCTTCAATGTTCGCTATGAACTCACGCGCGAGGGAATCATCTATCTCGTCGCCGTTCTGGTAATCGGCATCGCTGCCCTGAATACCGGAAACAATCTTTTGTTCATAGTGGTCGCTGCCATGTTGGCTGCGGTTTTAGTTTCAGGTATTGCTTCAAGTCTTGTTCTGTTCCGACTGAATCTGAAGCTCACGCTCCCCGAGCATGTGTTTGCCAATAAAGCTTTCCTTGGTTCAGTCAGCGTACGCAACGACGGCTGGCTGCCGTCATTTTCGATCAGCGTAGTTCCAGAGATTCCCGATAAACGGCATCGCTGGCGCTGGCAGCGCACGGAAATTGGGTTCCCGCCGTTTCGTTCCGGCAATCGCCAATGGTTCCGAATTCCGGACTACCAGCTCAGAAAACTCGCGCCAGAAAAACTCAAGCCGTCGATCTTCAGCGGCACCGTCTACTTTCCTTATCTCCCCAGCCGTCATGCCGAGTCCGCAACCGTGGAGCTTACATTTCCACGCCGTGGCAGCTACGTCCAGAATGCGTTGGGTTTAGCTACACGGTTTCCATTCTCGTTCATCATCAAGACGCGTCTCATGCCCTTTGAGCGTGAGCTGGTGGTGCTGCCCGAAGTAGAAGCGCGCGAGCAGACACTCACGATTTTGCCGGCGCTTCGCGGTGAGTTCGAGATCTTCGTGGCCGGCAGGAGCAACGATCTATATCGGATCCGTGAGTTTGTTCCCGGAGATGCAGCGCGTCACATCGACTGGAAGGCCACAGCTCGCTCGCACACCGTGATGGTTCGTGAGTTCACCCGCGAGGATGAACGCAAGCTGAAGATCATCTTCGACAATCCCGGACCGGCCGACGTGAGTGACGAAGAGTACGAAGCCGCAGTAAAGCTTACTGCCTCGCTGGCCTGGCACTTCGGCGGAGGAGACACCGAAATCAGCTTTGCTGCTCCCGGATATTCAGGCACCCGCGATGTGCTCGGTTTTCTGAAATACCTGGCTTTAGTAGAACCGCAAGCGCAGGCGCTTCCGTTAGAGACACTCATTACGGAAGGCGCCTACAACGTAGTGATTACGGCGCGAGCCAGAGGATCGATTCCCGCCCCGCTCTGGCCGGGTTCATACTTCATCTTCGTGGGAAAAATTCGATAA
- a CDS encoding L,D-transpeptidase family protein produces MVTFVLAAMAGRHAAAQSVSASPVRPEHRRRIVVSIPHRKLALIENGQVKKVYPVAVGAANSPSPFGTFEVKNRLVSPTYYHPGKVIPAGANNPLGTRWIGLSTKGYGIHGTNVENSIGKAASHGCIRMHRKDLEELFADVQVGDQVEIRAAADPETESIFGSAPTEMTTENVVTASATSAVESNASSTIAAMSGEPAQQ; encoded by the coding sequence TTGGTCACCTTTGTTCTTGCTGCGATGGCCGGACGACACGCAGCTGCTCAAAGCGTATCGGCGTCCCCGGTGCGCCCGGAGCATCGACGCCGCATCGTGGTCAGCATTCCTCATCGCAAGCTGGCTCTGATTGAAAACGGACAGGTGAAAAAAGTTTATCCCGTAGCAGTAGGGGCGGCGAACAGCCCCAGCCCATTCGGAACCTTTGAAGTGAAAAACCGCCTGGTGTCCCCAACTTACTACCACCCCGGCAAGGTGATTCCCGCGGGCGCGAACAATCCGCTGGGGACGCGCTGGATTGGTCTGAGCACGAAGGGATATGGAATTCACGGAACTAACGTCGAGAACTCGATCGGTAAAGCAGCTTCGCACGGATGCATTCGCATGCACCGCAAAGATCTCGAAGAGCTCTTTGCAGATGTACAGGTGGGCGATCAGGTCGAGATTCGCGCGGCGGCTGATCCCGAAACGGAATCGATCTTCGGCTCGGCGCCAACCGAGATGACGACAGAAAATGTCGTGACTGCTTCGGCGACAAGCGCCGTTGAGAGCAACGCAAGTTCAACCATAGCGGCAATGAGCGGAGAGCCGGCACAGCAGTAA
- a CDS encoding DedA family protein translates to MHLLDLLRKYFAEYGYWTVAFVLLLENAGIPLPGETTLLFAAALAFSEHKLTLWGVIVVGVIACTLGDNLGYWIGRRGGRPLLDHQRRIFRISEEHLARGERFFLRYGSFTVFFARFVFGLRILAGPLAGVLKMPWKKFVLFNFLGAVLWVSVVASLGYFFGSRWEWFMGELDDLQLVFAILAIIGLLFLWRRERKRAARAR, encoded by the coding sequence ATGCACCTACTCGATCTGCTGCGTAAATATTTTGCTGAGTATGGCTACTGGACGGTCGCGTTCGTACTCCTGCTGGAGAACGCCGGCATCCCTTTACCCGGCGAGACGACGTTGCTGTTTGCGGCAGCGCTGGCTTTTTCTGAACACAAGCTGACCCTTTGGGGAGTGATTGTGGTTGGAGTGATCGCCTGCACTTTGGGCGACAACCTTGGATATTGGATCGGACGTCGCGGCGGTCGTCCGCTGCTTGATCACCAGCGGCGGATCTTTCGTATCTCTGAAGAGCATCTCGCGCGCGGCGAGCGATTTTTTTTGCGCTACGGTAGCTTCACCGTCTTCTTCGCCCGCTTTGTTTTCGGCCTCAGGATTCTCGCCGGTCCCCTAGCCGGTGTACTGAAGATGCCATGGAAAAAGTTCGTGCTCTTCAATTTTCTGGGTGCGGTGCTCTGGGTTTCAGTCGTCGCTTCGCTGGGGTACTTCTTTGGCAGCCGCTGGGAGTGGTTCATGGGCGAGCTTGACGATCTGCAGCTCGTCTTCGCGATTCTGGCGATCATCGGGTTGCTCTTCCTGTGGCGTCGCGAGCGAAAGAGAGCGGCGCGTGCCCGCTAG
- a CDS encoding alpha/beta hydrolase, whose amino-acid sequence MPANRTQSSSARDASDTASPEAEERWADVSGGKLRYLAQGTGAPLVLLHGIVASSFSFRLVSPDLSRDFRLFIPDLRVAGADASLRPTATRILQLFAREGIESADLLGSSHGGAVAMELAATAAHRIRRLILVSPANPFARGYHRVVNFYLSRPGGIFIRLAPFAPVPIWEYAIKRMCGESSILALGIGAGYRQPLRERGITGHIRSSLQTFITEVEALRPKLSELRNIPTLLIWGDHDPVVELESGHQLQQALGAKMVVMPGIGHLPYEENPEEFSRIVLKYLGIGSSGHRVI is encoded by the coding sequence GTGCCTGCAAACAGAACACAATCGTCGTCAGCTCGCGATGCATCAGACACGGCATCTCCTGAAGCGGAGGAGCGTTGGGCTGATGTCTCCGGTGGAAAATTGCGTTATCTGGCGCAGGGAACTGGCGCTCCTCTCGTACTCTTGCACGGCATTGTGGCTTCGTCCTTTTCTTTCCGACTGGTCTCCCCAGATCTCTCGCGCGACTTTCGCCTGTTTATTCCGGATCTGCGCGTGGCCGGGGCCGACGCTTCATTGCGACCGACAGCAACTCGAATCCTCCAACTATTCGCTCGCGAGGGTATTGAGTCGGCTGATCTCTTAGGTAGTTCCCACGGCGGAGCCGTCGCGATGGAACTTGCCGCGACGGCTGCACACCGCATCCGCCGGTTGATTCTGGTTTCGCCCGCAAATCCGTTTGCTCGCGGCTACCACCGCGTGGTGAACTTCTATCTCAGCCGACCAGGCGGCATATTCATTCGCCTTGCTCCATTTGCTCCGGTCCCAATATGGGAATATGCCATTAAACGCATGTGCGGCGAGAGCAGCATCCTTGCACTAGGCATCGGCGCTGGTTACAGACAGCCGCTGCGCGAACGCGGAATAACCGGTCACATTCGATCGAGTCTGCAGACCTTCATCACCGAAGTCGAAGCGCTCCGACCAAAACTCTCAGAACTCCGCAACATACCGACATTGCTCATCTGGGGAGATCACGACCCTGTAGTCGAACTCGAGTCCGGACATCAACTTCAGCAAGCCCTGGGAGCGAAGATGGTCGTGATGCCCGGAATAGGCCATCTACCCTATGAGGAGAACCCGGAAGAGTTCAGCCGGATCGTGCTGAAGTATTTGGGAATCGGGTCATCAGGTCATCGGGTGATCTGA
- a CDS encoding DUF5695 domain-containing protein has protein sequence MSLQTPELELSLVRSSQTVAALHPTQDKSFDFTPGDLLVQRSHDGYYHLGDIDLRLREGTSGEWKSYSTALARAPVTALPASGNVLAAADLSPTLPADIPLEITRSWQVEDGKLVLRFALKNKSSQPVQIGSLGIPMVFDNVLNNRTLEQAHAICSFYDPYVGMDAGYLQVTRLNGHGPALLVIPDGQTPFEAYSPILGPHRTRGSSEPPAPQIFTDPTPRGMTFEGFYDWMVHTVAFAENEWKKAQQWNPPTELTLAPGESKTYGLKFLVSDSIRDMESTLAANGRPVAVGIPGYVVPTDLDVRLFLKYGQPVRSISVEPAGALTWHNDAPANNGWKAYTLRGHTWGRARLVVTYEDGLVQAIHYDVIKPEREAVADLGRFLTTRQWFDAPNDPFHRAPSAISYDREANQIVKQDSRVWIAGLSDEAGAGSWLALVMKEFGQPDKQELAKVQQFVDGVLWGHLQYSDGEKQYGVRKSLFYYQPDELPPSYYRDDLNWHGWTSWSKKASEQVDRSFDYPHVAAAYWVMYRLARDRQGLVTNHDWRWYLSHAYETSMAMTKFAAGYARFGQMEGDIFVKILDDLRREGMTTEAQSLEAKMRERADRWKQEPYPFGSEMPWDSTGQEEVDAWTKFFGFEEKAEVTLDAILGYMPTLPHWGYNGSARRFWDFLYAGKYPRLERQLHHYGSGLNAIPVLAAYREHPDDFYLLRVGYGGTMGALTNIDQDGFASCAFHAFPDMLKFDPYSGDYGPNFFGHALNTATYIVDHPDFGWVAFGANLTAQNGIVKAKPLDSFRNRIYLAPVGLWLTLDSGEFSEVEFDWRTHKVRVGLAPRSDGTAKALLRIDQPAKPDSAKEYQLAKSFPSERGAYAVPLGASITWVELREK, from the coding sequence ATGAGCTTGCAGACTCCCGAGCTCGAATTGAGCCTGGTGCGCTCGTCGCAAACCGTAGCTGCTCTGCATCCGACGCAGGACAAGAGCTTTGATTTCACTCCTGGTGACCTGCTGGTTCAGCGTTCGCACGACGGCTACTACCATTTGGGCGACATTGATCTGCGCTTGCGCGAGGGCACCTCCGGTGAATGGAAAAGCTACTCGACCGCTCTCGCGCGGGCGCCGGTCACTGCGCTTCCCGCTTCGGGAAATGTTCTGGCGGCCGCCGACCTTTCTCCAACTTTGCCGGCGGATATTCCTCTCGAGATCACGCGAAGCTGGCAGGTCGAAGATGGGAAGCTGGTTCTGCGGTTTGCTTTGAAAAATAAGTCTTCGCAGCCTGTTCAGATCGGATCGCTAGGCATTCCGATGGTGTTCGATAACGTACTGAATAACCGAACCCTCGAGCAGGCACACGCCATCTGCTCCTTCTACGACCCGTACGTTGGAATGGACGCCGGATATCTACAGGTCACGCGCCTGAATGGCCATGGGCCAGCCCTTCTCGTGATTCCTGACGGCCAAACACCGTTTGAAGCCTATAGTCCCATTTTGGGACCGCATAGAACTCGGGGATCGAGTGAGCCGCCGGCTCCCCAGATTTTTACTGATCCCACTCCGCGCGGAATGACCTTCGAGGGCTTCTATGACTGGATGGTTCACACCGTTGCTTTTGCCGAGAATGAATGGAAAAAAGCGCAGCAGTGGAATCCGCCTACAGAGTTGACGCTCGCACCAGGAGAATCGAAGACCTACGGTCTTAAATTCTTAGTGTCCGACTCCATTCGTGACATGGAATCCACGCTAGCGGCCAATGGTCGGCCGGTCGCGGTGGGAATTCCAGGATATGTGGTACCCACCGACCTCGATGTCCGGCTGTTCCTCAAATACGGCCAGCCCGTGCGTTCTATTTCGGTCGAGCCTGCTGGAGCACTGACCTGGCACAACGATGCTCCGGCAAACAATGGATGGAAGGCGTACACGCTGAGAGGACACACGTGGGGCCGGGCGCGGCTGGTCGTAACGTACGAAGATGGCCTCGTTCAGGCGATTCATTATGACGTCATCAAGCCTGAGCGTGAGGCGGTCGCGGACCTGGGTCGCTTCCTCACTACCAGGCAATGGTTTGACGCTCCGAATGATCCCTTTCATCGCGCTCCGTCGGCCATCAGTTACGATCGCGAGGCCAATCAAATCGTCAAGCAAGACAGCCGCGTGTGGATCGCGGGCTTGAGTGATGAAGCCGGCGCGGGTTCGTGGCTCGCGCTGGTGATGAAGGAATTTGGCCAGCCGGACAAGCAGGAGCTTGCGAAAGTTCAGCAGTTCGTCGACGGCGTGCTCTGGGGACATCTGCAATACAGCGACGGCGAGAAACAGTACGGAGTACGCAAAAGCCTCTTCTACTACCAGCCTGACGAACTCCCGCCAAGCTACTACCGCGACGATCTGAACTGGCACGGTTGGACGAGCTGGAGCAAGAAAGCTTCCGAGCAGGTGGATCGTTCGTTCGATTACCCGCACGTAGCGGCGGCGTATTGGGTCATGTATCGGCTGGCTCGCGATCGCCAGGGCTTAGTCACTAACCATGACTGGCGCTGGTATCTGTCGCACGCCTATGAGACCTCCATGGCGATGACGAAATTTGCCGCCGGCTATGCCCGGTTTGGGCAGATGGAGGGCGACATCTTCGTGAAGATTCTCGACGATCTTCGCCGCGAAGGTATGACGACGGAGGCTCAGAGTCTCGAAGCGAAGATGCGCGAACGCGCTGATCGCTGGAAGCAGGAGCCGTATCCGTTTGGCAGCGAGATGCCGTGGGATTCAACCGGCCAGGAAGAGGTCGATGCCTGGACTAAATTCTTTGGCTTCGAGGAAAAAGCGGAAGTCACGCTCGATGCCATTTTGGGATACATGCCCACTCTACCCCATTGGGGATACAACGGCAGCGCACGCCGTTTCTGGGATTTCCTCTATGCAGGAAAGTATCCACGCTTAGAGCGGCAGCTTCATCATTATGGCTCCGGACTCAATGCCATTCCTGTGCTCGCAGCCTATCGCGAGCATCCCGATGACTTTTATCTGCTGCGCGTCGGATACGGAGGCACGATGGGCGCTCTCACCAACATCGATCAGGACGGCTTTGCGTCGTGCGCATTTCATGCATTCCCGGACATGCTCAAGTTTGATCCCTATTCGGGAGACTACGGTCCGAACTTCTTTGGTCACGCGCTGAACACGGCGACTTATATCGTCGATCATCCCGATTTTGGCTGGGTAGCATTCGGGGCAAACTTAACAGCCCAGAATGGGATTGTAAAAGCCAAGCCGCTCGATTCATTCCGCAACCGGATCTATCTCGCGCCAGTCGGACTGTGGTTGACGTTGGATTCGGGAGAGTTCTCCGAGGTGGAATTCGATTGGCGCACCCACAAAGTCCGAGTTGGCCTGGCTCCTCGCAGCGACGGGACAGCAAAGGCGCTGCTGCGCATCGACCAACCCGCCAAGCCGGACTCAGCCAAGGAATACCAACTCGCAAAGTCGTTCCCCAGTGAGCGCGGCGCATACGCAGTTCCGCTTGGAGCCTCGATTACGTGGGTAGAGCTGCGAGAGAAATGA
- a CDS encoding PP2C family protein-serine/threonine phosphatase, producing the protein MAGPYADEGIDEYLRKRLMPVEGAIPHLLGIEMYGNSVPVGTVGGDLFEYINFQQRYDLDTRIQQAQKRANEFLEPLPPGTMCRNSVDDHVQWLKSRSDYKPEMEIEYRRARSSEEIRISENLRELYNMAGVLLVDAQGHGLISAKIASTVHDTFHAFMLAELDQHGKTTPALFENINLRLAHSVTARNALGRTEKDYAREIATMLYGEVHPYGYFRFVNFGHPPPLVFSAEFRRFVEIPKDRMLQFLPLGLQIPEDHPDRNRYFSMQIRPRGASSSDVAEITLMSPGDILFLYTDGVYDGNEEEELRHLESVMRDHYWESARDICNALLAHATRDDDHLRQIGEEDRIDDKTVFIIKRS; encoded by the coding sequence ATGGCCGGACCCTACGCCGATGAAGGCATCGATGAATATCTGCGCAAGCGGCTCATGCCGGTTGAGGGAGCAATTCCGCATCTCCTGGGAATCGAGATGTATGGGAATTCCGTTCCAGTGGGGACAGTCGGCGGCGATCTATTTGAATATATAAATTTCCAGCAGCGATACGATCTCGACACGCGAATTCAGCAGGCGCAGAAGCGCGCCAATGAATTTCTTGAGCCGCTTCCACCCGGAACAATGTGCCGCAATTCAGTGGACGACCACGTGCAATGGTTGAAGTCGCGGTCGGATTATAAGCCCGAAATGGAAATCGAGTACCGGCGCGCCCGCAGCTCTGAAGAAATCAGGATTTCTGAAAATCTGCGCGAGCTCTACAACATGGCTGGCGTTCTACTGGTCGATGCGCAGGGCCACGGGCTGATTTCCGCCAAAATTGCTTCGACCGTTCACGACACGTTTCATGCGTTCATGCTCGCTGAACTCGATCAACACGGAAAAACCACTCCGGCGCTGTTTGAAAATATCAACCTGCGGCTCGCGCACTCGGTCACGGCTCGAAATGCGCTTGGCAGAACCGAGAAGGACTACGCGCGCGAGATCGCGACTATGTTGTACGGAGAAGTGCATCCATATGGGTATTTCCGATTCGTGAATTTCGGACACCCACCGCCGCTCGTCTTCTCCGCCGAATTCCGCAGGTTCGTAGAAATCCCTAAGGACCGAATGCTGCAATTTCTTCCATTAGGTCTGCAGATCCCGGAGGACCATCCCGATCGCAACCGGTATTTTTCGATGCAGATCCGGCCCAGAGGAGCGAGTTCATCCGACGTGGCTGAGATCACGCTCATGAGTCCAGGAGACATCCTGTTTCTGTACACGGATGGTGTTTACGACGGGAACGAAGAAGAAGAGCTCCGGCACCTCGAGTCAGTCATGCGTGATCATTATTGGGAATCGGCGAGAGACATCTGCAATGCTTTGCTAGCGCACGCAACCAGAGACGATGACCATCTCCGGCAAATCGGAGAAGAGGATCGCATCGACGACAAAACAGTCTTCATTATCAAACGAAGCTGA